A section of the Carassius carassius chromosome 17, fCarCar2.1, whole genome shotgun sequence genome encodes:
- the LOC132160841 gene encoding putative helicase mov-10-B.1 — protein sequence MPFLRTSYEVGLDFMEFLGQRISKTDRNELRDIYNSEFKRDGSKEPKFSNVINALKCFNKASIRHGKVIFHGKPKVRVYYCDQWKSFTQQNSSTSVPESVPASSSPKPVLTPKRKLASEILNKLRMKRDELIKDKGDVEITSDPKATKGKVMFIIKEQGKVFVVKFHIVNRGENCVHFTYYTALHKMCCFTLVDERRVNRVSPLLLCPGESYAVEVHYKVHHHGHFPATMYFEFCPEADPPGSAKPFFIVRELEAVVQSGLAETLGPESPYNPKQSRRLQPENRIVEEGVPPESFITHTLRIMVKLNQYKYPAYLKELAKHKLEDSERLSPPVRQQLPRVRQVLDSQLCMKNYTERFHLLLHLEEIQMEVDIKKYDLYGKTMTLDKSNKKLLILKVPGVAENRPSVLRGDTLNFCLSEDRNQPITVYQGYVHRVELDKVKLGFSKKLLQKFVSNMKFDVEFNINRFPIRLQHRAVELAGQHGLGDVLFPSDKGTEQTALPDLSMFNKDLENNPEQKAAVQHILSGTSKPAPYLIFGPPGTGKTVTVVEAIKQVNKSKDTTHILACAPSNSACDLLCERLLGYVDGHRLYRLCAPSRDPRTLPQKLLKHSNWNEAQDSFLLPSRQALMDYSVIVVTLVTAGRLVTGGVGKGHFTHIFIDEAGQAMEPECIIGIAGLLDPEKGQLVLAGDPKQLGPVMRSPLAQLHGLGLSLLERLMKQNALYQKSQDGHSGFDTRFVTKLLRNYRSHPAILKIPNELFYDNELQVFANQMERKAFCLWEHLPMKGFPVVFHGVMGKDERESNSPSFFNVTEIEVIVSYLNKLIQSQGKKGLPKLSTSDIGIITPYRKQVEKIRKALNTVAELNKWKDIKVGSVEEFQGQERKVIIVSTVRSSANYVKMDQDFNIGFLSNEKRFNVAMTRAKALLIVVGNPVILSKDPTWQRFIRYCELEQGYTGFDYKDAEGEEDVVSRLASLKISSDDIDESPLQQHAHPEWGSEQ from the exons ATGCCTTTTCTCAGAACATCATACGAAGTAGGGCTTGATTTTATGGAGTTTCTGGGGCAGAGGATCTCGAAAACAGACAGAAACGAGCTTCGGGATATTTACAACTCTGAGTTTAAAAG ggATGGAAGCAAAGAACCCAAATTTTCCAATGTGATCAATgccttaaaatgttttaataaagccAGTATAAGGCATGGAAAAGTTATATTTCATGGGAAACCAAAG GTGCGTGTGTACTACTGCGATCAATGGAAGTCCTTCACACAGCAGAACTCCAGCACATCAGTCCCAGAATCTGTCCCAGCATCTTCTTCCCCAAAACCTGTCCTGACCCCAAAGAGGAAGCTTGCTTCAGAAATCCTCAACAAACTCAGAATGAAACG AGATGAGCTCATCAAGGACAAAGGAGATGTTGAAATAACCTCTGACCCCAAGGCCACCAAAGGGAAGGTTATGTTCATAATCAAGGAGCAGGGGAAGGTGTTTGTGGTGAAGTTTCACATCGTAAATCGGGGCGAGAACTGTGTGCACTTCACATACTACACAGCTCTGCACAAAATGTGCTGCTTCACTCTCGTAGATGAGAGGAGAGTGAACCGTGTTTCTCCTCTTCTGCTCTGTCCAG GTGAGAGTTATGCCGTTGAAGTGCATTATAAAGTCCACCACCACGGACACTTTCCAGCCACCATGTACTTTGAGTTCTGTCCAGAGGCAGATCCACCAGGTTCTGCTAAGCCCTTCTTTATAGTCCGGGAACTGGAGGCAGTGGTTCAATCTGGGCTTGCTGAGACACTGGGCCCAGAGAGTCCATATAACCCCAAACAGAGCAGGAGACTCCAGCCGGAGAACAGGATCGTGGAAGAAGGGGTACCCCCCGAGag TTtcatcacacacactctgagGATTATGGTGAAGTTGAATCAATATAAGTACCCAGCCTACTTGAAAGAGTTGGCCAAACACAAGCTGGAGGACTCTGAGCGCCTTTCACCCCCAGTAAGACAGCAGCTTCCCAGAGTCAG GCAAGTGCTGGACAGCCAGCTATGCATGAAGAACTACACCGAGCGCTTTCACCTCCTCCTACACCTGGAAGAGATTCAGATGGAGGTGGACATCAAGAAGTACGATCTCTACGGCAAGACTATGACCCTCGACAAATCAAACAAAAAGTTGCTCATTCTCAAA GTACCAGGGGTGGCAGAGAACAGACCGTCTGTACTACGAGGAGATACACTGAACTTCTGTTTGTCAGAGGACAGGAACCAGCCCATCACTGTCTATCAAGGCTATGTCCATCGTGTAGAACTTGACAAAGTTAAACTCGGCTTCTCCAAGAA GCTTCTCCAGAAGTTTGTCAGCAACATGAAGTTCGATGTTGAGTTCAACATCAATCGCTTCCCCATAAGGCTTCAGCACAGGGCAGTGGAGCTCGCTGGTCAGCACGGACTGGGAGATGTGCTGTTCCCCTCTGATAAGGGCACTGAACAGACTGCACTACCAGACCTCAG CATGTTCAATAAAGATTTAGAGAACAACCCTGAGCAGAAGGCAGCAGTGCAGCACATCCTGTCGGGCACATCCAAACCAGCACCTTACCTGATCTTTGGACCCCCTGGCACAGGCAAAACTGTCACAGTGGTGGAAGCCATAAAGCAG GTGAATAAATCCAAGGATACAACCCATATCCTGGCCTGCGCTCCCTCAAACAGTGCCTGTGACCTTCTGTGTGAGAGGTTGTTAGGATATGTGGATGGCCATCGCCTCTACCGACTCTGTGCTCCCAGTAGAGACCCACGCACTTTACCGCAGAAACTGCTG AAACACAGTAACTGGAATGAAGCTCAAGACAGCTTCCTACTCCCATCTAGACAAGCTCTGATGGACTACAGTGTCATTGTTGTCACTCTGGTCACCGCAGGAAG ACTCGTGACAGGAGGTGTTGGTAAGGGTCACTTCACACACATCTTCATAGATGAGGCCGGACAAGCCATGGAGCCTGAGTGTATCATCGGGATCGCAG GTTTGCTCGACCCTGAGAAGGGCCAGCTGGTTTTGGCCGGAGACCCGAAGCAGTTGGGCCCCGTTATGAGATCTCCACTGGCACAACTACATGGACTGG GGCTGTCCCTCCTGGAGAGGCTGATGAAACAGAACGCGCTCTATCAGAAGAGCCAGGACGGTCATTCTGGATTTGACACTCGCTTCGTCACCAAACTTCTGCGCAACTACAG ATCTCATCCCGCCATCCTCAAGATCCCCAACGAGCTCTTCTATGACAATGAGCTGCAGGTGTTTGCAAACCAGATGGAGCGGAAGGCCTTCTGTCTCTGGGAGCATCTCCCTATGAAG GGATTTCCTGTCGTGTTTCATGGAGTGATGGGGAAAGACGAAAGGGAGTCCAACAGTCCTTCATTCTTCAACGTGACTGAGATCGAGGTCATCGTCAGCTACCTCAACAAGCTCATTCAATCGCAGGGCAAGAAGGGTCTGCCAAAACTCAGCACCAGTGACATTGGCATTATCACTCCTTACAGGAAACAGG tGGAAAAAATTCGGAAAGCTCTGAACACCGTGGCAGAGTTGAACAAGTGGAAAGACATCAAG GTGGGGTCAGTGGAAGAGTTTCAGGGGCAAGAGAGAAAAGTCATCATAGTCTCTACTGTCCGTAGTAGCGCCAACTATGTCAAGATGGACCAAGACTTCAACATTGGCTTCCTCTCGAATGAGAAG AGGTTTAATGTGGCCATGACCAGAGCCAAGGCCTTGCTCATTGTGGTGGGAAACCCAGTCATCCTAAGCAAGGATCCTACTTGGCAGAG GTTTATCCGGTACTGTGAGCTCGAGCAGGGCTACACTGGCTTCGACTACAAGGATGCAGAAGGAGAAGAGGATGTGGTCAGCCGGCTGGCATCTTTAAAAATCAGCTCTGATG ATATAGACGAAAGCCCACTACAGCAGCATGCGCATCCAGAGTGGGGATCTGAGCAGTGA